The proteins below are encoded in one region of Silene latifolia isolate original U9 population chromosome 2, ASM4854445v1, whole genome shotgun sequence:
- the LOC141643257 gene encoding protein DETOXIFICATION 43-like produces the protein MAVNTNNNTTCWNRLPIFVFFTHLRNVFKWDPLGSEILQIAFPAALALAADPVASLIDTVFIGHLGSIELAAVGVSIAIFNQASKITIYPLVSITTSFVAEEETEAKIGTQDCVAEKQDELSKTNGAKELVSKDDGLRELEEGSPIEFKQTTVAKKLDEEKVGNGKRHIPSASTALVLGAILGLLQTICLIFGADTLLGIMGVKSGSPMLTPAHKYLTLRSLGAPAVLLSLAMQGVFRGLKDTKTPLYATVAADGANIILDPIFIFACRMGVSGAAIAHVLSQYLMAFILLWRLAKQVDLLPPSLKDLQFGRFLKNGFYLFTRVIAVTFCVTLAASLAARLGATQMAAFQICLQVWLTSSLLADGLAIAGQAILACAFAEKDYEKATAAASRVLQMGLILGMGLSVVVGVGLQFGDRVFTTDVSVLHYISIGVPFVAATQPINSLSFVFDGVNFGASDFAYSAYSMVLVAAGSVTSLFLLSRSHGFVGIWIALTIYMGLRTFAGIWRMGTGTGPWRFLRNTSQY, from the exons ATGGCAGTTAATACTAACAATAACACCACCTGCTGGAACCGCCTCCCTATCTTTGTTTTCTTCACACACCTCAG GAACGTGTTCAAATGGGACCCGCTTGGTTCGGAGATATTGCAGATTGCATTCCCTGCTGCTTTAGCATTAGCTGCTGATCCTGTTGCTTCACTTATCGACACTGTCTTTATTGGACACTTAGGCTCAATAGAGCTGGCTGCAGTTGGAGTTTCCATAGCCATCTTTAATCAAGCCTCTAAGATTACGATATACCCGTTAGTTAGCATCACTACTTCCTTCGTTGCTGAGGAAGAGACAGAGGCTAAAATCGGCACTCAAGACTGTGTTGCTGAAAAACAAGACGAGTTGTCGAAAACTAATGGTGCAAAGGAGTTGGTGAGTAAAGATGATGGACTGAGGGAACTAGAGGAGGGTTCTCCTATAGAATTTAAACAAACCACTGTAGCCAAGAAACTCGACGAGGAAAAAGTCGGAAATGGTAAGCGACACATCCCTTCGGCCTCTACGGCCCTTGTTCTTGGCGCCATCCTCGGTCTTTTGCAGACTATTTGTCTCATCTTTGGGGCCGATACACTTCTAGGGATCATGGGTGTCAAAAGT GGTTCACCAATGCTAACACCAGCTCACAAGTACTTAACTCTACGATCACTTGGTGCACCGGCTGTTCTTCTTTCCTTAGCCATGCAAGGAGTTTTCCGAGGATTGAAAGATACGAAAACTCCTCTTTATGCAACTG TTGCGGCAGACGGTGCAAATATCATATTGGATCCGATCTTCATATTTGCATGTCGTATGGGGGTCAGTGGGGCTGCCATTGCACATGTGCTCTCACA GTACTTGATGGCATTTATACTCTTATGGAGGTTAGCCAAGCAAGTCGATTTATTACCGCCGAGTCTAAAAGATCTTCAGTTTGGTCGTTTCCTTAAAAATG GCTTCTACTTATTCACAAGAGTAATAGCAGTGACATTTTGTGTAACCTTAGCTGCTTCCTTAGCTGCGCGACTAGGTGCAACTCAAATGGCTGCGTTTCAAATTTGCTTACAAGTTTGGCTGACTTCATCACTTTTAGCTGACGGTTTAGCCATAGCTGGTCAG GCAATCTTAGCTTGTGCATTTGCTGAGAAGGATTATGAGAAGGCAACAGCTGCTGCATCAAGGGTGTTACAG ATGGGCTTGATACTAGGCATGGGGCTGTCGGTGGTTGTTGGAGTTGGGTTGCAGTTTGGAGATAGAGTCTTTACAACAGATGTGAGTGTTCTGCATTACATTAGCATTGGAGTGCCG TTTGTTGCAGCCACCCAACCGATAAATTCTTTATCATTTGTTTTCGATGGAGTGAATTTTGGAGCATCTGATTTTGCTTATTCAGCTTATTCCATG GTTCTTGTGGCAGCAGGAAGCGTCACGTCATTGTTTCTTTTATCTAGAAGCCATGGGTTCGTAGGCATTTGGATTGCATTAACAATCTACATGGGTCTACGTACATTTGCCGGGATTTGGAG